One region of Zingiber officinale cultivar Zhangliang chromosome 7B, Zo_v1.1, whole genome shotgun sequence genomic DNA includes:
- the LOC122005938 gene encoding vacuolar protein sorting-associated protein 24 homolog 1-like translates to METMKNLLRPKPNPQEQLREWQRRLRQECRNIERQIRDVQREEKNVQKAIKEAAKRNDMTSAKSLAKEIVRSRKAVNRLYENKAQLNSVSMHLGELVATARTVGHLSKSAEVMKLVNNLMKAPEVAATMQEFSKEMTKAGVMEEMVNDAVDTALDSEDIEEEIEEEVDKVLAAIAGETVSELPNAISKEKIKQPSASVKAEQQEAIAEGADDEDLDEIRQRLARVRS, encoded by the exons ATGGAGACGATGAAGAATCTGCTGCGGCCCAAGCCCAATCCCCAGGAGCAGCTTCGAGAATGGCAGCGCCGCCTCCGGCAGGAGTGCCGGAACATCGAGCGCCAGATCCGAG ATGTCCAGAGGGAGGAGAAGAACGTGCAGAAAGCCATCAAAGAAGCCGCAAAAAGGAACGACATGACTTCGGCGAAG TCTCTTGCTAAGGAAATAGTAAGGTCAAGAAAAGCTGTCAATCGTCTCTATGAGAACAAGGCACAACTGAATTCTGTCTCTATGCATCTTGGTGAATTAGTTG CAACCGCTAGAACTGTGGGCCATCTATCCAAAAGTGCCGAGGTTATGAAGCTTGTCAATAATCTCATgaaagctcctgaagttgctgctaCAATGCAAGAGTTTAGTAAAGAAATGACAAAG GCTGGAGTAATGGAAGAAATGGTAAACGATGCTGTCGATACAGCTTTAGATTCTGAAGATATTGAGGAAGAAATAGAGGAGGAAGTGGACAAAGTGCTCGCTGCAATAGCCGGTGAAACTGTGTCCGAGTTACCAAATGCTATTAGCAAGGAGAAGATAAAGCAGCCATCAGCCAGCGTCAAAGCCGAACAG CAAGAAGCCATCGCCGAAGGCGCAGATGACGAAGACTTGGACGAGATAAGGCAACGGCTTGCCAGGGTGAGATCATAA
- the LOC122005939 gene encoding deSI-like protein At4g17486 gives MRSVFPRSVSEKALKNEGGEEGGSTHLYLNVYDLTPANNYLYWFGIGVFHSGIEVHGMEYGFGAHEYPTSGVFEVEPKNCPGFMFRRSVWLGTTTMSCAEVRMLIEDLAGKYHGDTYHLIIKNCNHFTDEVCMRLAGKPIPGWVNRLARLGSYCNCILPEDIATVGPSQSVYPESHGSVSRDSTDEEDSNHHLLSKPSGEIVNPNDKSSKNARDVK, from the exons ATGCGATCGGTTTTTCCGAGATCTGTCTCTGAGAAGGCGTTGAAGAatgagggtggtgaggagggcgGCAGCACGCACCTCTACTTGAATGTTTATGATTTGACGCCGGCGAACAACTACCTCTACTGGTTTGGGATCGGTGTCTTCCATTCTGGGATCGAAG TTCATGGGATGGAGTATGGTTTTGGAGCACATGAGTATCCAACTAGTGGAGTATTTGAGGTGGAACCGAAAAACTGTCCTGGGTTTATGTTCAGACGTTCTGTGTGGCTAGGCACTACAACTATGTCTTGTGCGGAAGTCCGCATGTTAATTGAAGATCTTGCTGGAAAATATCATGGTGACACCTATCATTTGATCATCAAAAACTGCAATCATTTCACTGATGAAGTATGTATGCGTCTGGCTGGGAAGCCTATCCCTGGATGGGTGAATAGACTTGCCAGACTGG GATCATACTGCAATTGTATTCTCCCAGAAGACATTGCAACTGTTGGACCTTCTCAATCTGTTTATCCTG AATCACATGGTTCTGTGTCCAGAGATTCGACCGATGAAGAAGATTCAAATCATCACCTTCTCAGTAAACCAAGTGGCGAAATTGTGAATCCAAATGATAAGTCATCCAAGAATGCTAGAGATGTGAAGTGA